One Vespa crabro chromosome 1, iyVesCrab1.2, whole genome shotgun sequence genomic region harbors:
- the LOC124422917 gene encoding uncharacterized protein LOC124422917 isoform X1, giving the protein MSAQCNRFVQNAWKKEFCSNCFKPREEHTSNEDALRFNIEKASSNLKADSFRLQSILRVKESVQKDQKKKNVAFPEFLTEVIGYGGDDFLSDDEEDIEQVLVDSLNAEEDAIPDSEEERTLSNLTRANTNFNTVTANLSEIIPTNEMNKSSTTAAASTRTFASLMLGRIQKDADGRKTTLLVSVTPFGGDESLPTAKRPSDRKITVNGFSNVTKSATLNNSMESKNEITLKTLKKITVDRKDDKREQSSDSSKLEKITDMPLITSTNLISVIQRNESTEIDNTVVSITDKNLENATNSAEFGVKCEKKLASISRSPAIKKTDNEKPKIAIQLIQSNNNSNCSNYEFSKNIEKECPMKENEIKVNLTSLKKNEEAAESDRPLILRDKKINKITAVGVDDKKTEKTDSSNTIVEKFNFKESRELAGEPDGKADEEEIIEPPALPRSPPPMESRSSIQGETDKVSLIATEPRPSFLHGSVSMDAKSKPVVPQKPSTFVGTKSVLPESEPTCDISSANMKRINANYVLPPPSVQNVTNRTLPSTGTVASQIPNSTRYVTKTEAENSSLNIIGRSVATNKVTKDKMERNDQINHRTSVSTYESVKEKKTISTNGRDIGESTDAEEDGLEPTRLVNNKRRMAPRPPEVTEDLPTSSSLFARNPSANLKSDSPVVREKEKRERASSCSPKFRKAVCEAPDPTGSSHSNDEPSSSSSKRTISLSQDSLTNGSETREGKKRGRSRFSLKRFLRMGSRKDVDMTSGHASNSRLDEIPSTPQPKLRLEIIHPLELDGAAVEVVGNDRITRIGEDQTDFCGSRSEATKTTRSPNGSQQYSSTDLRCLFTVRPGKPPPPPRNQSLENWSRVDQSSKPIRPPPPRVETTQQFLDRNEKSVGKMTTTTTTTMTTTAPSSWQPSNSSSASSDLIYANLAAEDVTGEVRSALAPSKPQRTASMRDQTTSQPLIKKHGSSSQNLNQNDYETAATITLPTSDSLTLNDSHVYECLSSSPECDSSLELRHGNGSHHPSCKRKSDSSVMDPGVEFKFNHHHHHHHHHHQPFLRSTSLPYCGSETESELYAPYTFYTGDEGAEEDQDWKSKDDELRLNQLRQRRGRSIVHRSLEDNYGAVIVANHEALAQFVEQLQMNQVAQVPVSLRALKNLNPRLCNFTIDANTSVFIGRRIFCSASWNEQNVSLCIAFDQAMHVSRKEFYLAPIIEFIETVPKEISERVSLSAGKDMEAAISVFPRLQVSTIQGFGLATKDSQDEDITRESSFVLLQFVNALKSLQARGIEESSKSLSNVILCREDKDVCYRLYLLQGLNVDTCDVKREEKISLCQCALVALQQLHLTKKLPLVQELLLREKAVTLSQIKSLLEFTLWGPADVTLGGPREREVALQRWLDLERATILHALVRTRAPLTITDEYQLLFLVRTSAKMMCEASILLDEQRNRLSRVC; this is encoded by the exons ATGTCCGCACAATGCAATCGCTTCGTGCAGAACGCTTGGAAGAAGGAGTTCTGTTCGAATTGCTTCAAGCCGAGAGAGGAACACACATCGAACGAGGACGCGCTAAGGTTCAATATCGAAAAGGCTTCTTCCAATCTAAAGGCCGACAGTTTCAGGCTCCAG AGTATCCTGAGAGTAAAAGAGTCGGTGCAAAAGgatcaaaagaagaagaacgtggCCTTTCCGGAATTCCTAACGGAGGTGATAGGTTACGGCGGCGATGACTTTCTATCCGACGATGAGGAGGACATCGAGCAAGTGCTTGTGGACTCTCTGAACGCGGAAGAAGATGCAATACCTGATAGTGAGGAGGAACGTACTTTAAGCAACCTAACCCGCGCCAATACAAATTTCAATACCGTTACGGCGAATCTTAGCGAAATCATTCCTACAAACGAAATGAACAAATCTTCAACGACTGCTGCAGCATCGACAAGAACGTTCGCTTCATTGATGCTCGGTAGGATTCAAAAGGACGCCGATGGGAGAAAAACGACGCTCTTAGTATCCGTCACTCCTTTTGGTGGAGATGAATCTTTGCCGACCGCTAAAAGGCCAAGTGATCGGAAGATCACTGTGAATGGTTTTTCAAACGTCACTAAGTCCGCCACTCTTAATAACTCGATGGAGTCGAAAAATGAG ATTACCTTGAAGACATTGAAGAAGATCACAGTTGATAGGAAAGACGATAAACGCGAGCAGAGTAGCGATTCTTCGAAATTGGAGAAGATTACGGACATGCCGCTGATCACTTCGACAAATTTGATATCCGTAATACAGAGGAACGAATCGACGGAAATCGACAATACTGTTGTTAGTATCACTGATAAGAATCTCGAGAATGCTACGAATAGTGCAGAGTTTGGAGTAAAATGTGAGAAAAAATTAGCGAGTATTTCGCGCAGCCCAGCTATCAAAAAAACAGACAATGAAAAACCAAAGATCGCGATTCAATTGAtacaaagtaataataatagtaattgttcGAACTATGAATTTTCAAAGAACATCGAGAAAGAATGTCCgatgaaagagaatgaaatcaAAGTGAACTTGacatctttgaaaaaaaacgaGGAGGCTGCTGAAAGCGATAGACCGTTAATTCTTCGTGATAAAAAGATTAACAAAATTACTGCTGTGGGTGTAGATGATAAAAAAACTGAAAAAACAGACTCGTCTAACACTATCGTAGAAAAGTTTAATTTCAAAGAGAGTCGTGAATTGGCCGGTGAACCTGATGGCAAGGCCGATGAAGAGGAAATTATAGAACCACCGGCTTTACCAAGGAGTCCACCACCTATGGAATCCAGGTCATCGATTCAAGGTGAAACGGATAAAGTCTCTCTAATCGCTACGGAACCGAGGCCGTCTTTTCTTCATGGTTCTGTCAGTATGGACGCAAAATCGAAACCCGTGGTACCTCAAAAGCCGTCGACATTCGTTGGGACAAAGTCTGTTCTACCGGAGAGTGAGCCCACATGTGATATTAGTAGTGCCAATATGAAAAGGATCAACGCTAATTACGTTTTACCACCACCGTCGGTACAAAATGTTACTAACAGGACACTTCCGAGTACAG GTACAGTTGCGTCACAGATTCCAAATTCAACAAGATACGTGACCAAAACCGAAGCAGAGAATTCTTCTTTAAATATCATTGGACGATCCGTTGCAACGAACAAAGTAACGAAGGATAAAATGGAACGAAACGATCAAATTAATCATAGAACAAGCGTGTCTACTTACGAATCggtcaaagaaaagaaaacgatttcAACGAATGGTCGTGATATTGGCGAAAGTACAGATGCAGAAGAAGATGGCTTGGAACCAACTCGATTGGTaaacaataaaagaagaatggcGCCAAGACCACCAGAAGTTACGGAGGATCTTCCGACAAGTTCGAGCTTGTTTGCGAGAAATCCTAGTGCGAATCTGAAATCAGATTCGCCGGTTGTAcgcgaaaaagagaagagggagagagcctCGTCTTGTAGCCCAAAGTTTAGGAAAGCTGTTTGCGAAGCACCGGATCCAACTGGTTCATCTCATTCGAATGATGAGCCCTCCTCCTCATCTTCGAAAAGGACTATATCCTTGTCGCAGGATAGTTTGACGAACGGATCGGAAacaagagagggaaagaaacgAGGTAGATCGAGATTCTCACTAAAGAGATTTCTCAGAATGGGTTCGAGAAAGGACGTCGACATGACCAGCGGCCACGCTTCAAATTCACGACTCGATGAAATACCTTCGACACCGCAACCGAAACTGCGCTTAGAAATCATTCATCCTCTCGAGCTCGATGGTGCTGCAGTTGAAGTCGTGGGAAACGATAGAATCACTAGAATTGGCGAGGATCAAACAGATTTCTGCGGTTCGAGAAGTGAAGCCACAAAGACGACACGTTCTCCCAATGGTTCTCAACAGTATTCTTCGACTG ATCTTAGATGTCTGTTCACAGTTAGACCAGGAAagccaccacctccaccaagGAATCAATCTTTGGAGAATTGGTCTCGAGTAGATCAGTCGAGCAAACCTATCAGACCACCGCCACCACGTGTCGAAACGACGCAACAATTCTTggatagaaacgaaaaatcaGTAGGcaagatgacgacgacgacgacgacgacaatgacgacgactgCACCGTCCTCTTGGCAGCCGTCGAATTCATCCTCGGCCAGCTCAGACTTGATTTACGCGAATCTGG CAGCGGAGGATGTTACAGGTGAGGTGCGCAGTGCCCTGGCACCCTCGAAACCTCAAAGAACCGCCAGTATGAGAGACCAAACAACATCCCAGCCTTTGATAAAGAAGCATGGCTCTTCGTCCCAAAATTTGAACCAAAACGATTACGAGACAGCCGCAACTATTACGCTACCAACTTCCGATTCGCTG ACGTTGAACGATAGCCACGTCTATGAGTGTTTGTCCAGCTCACCGGAATGCGATTCAAGTCTAGAGCTACGTCATGGCAACGGATCCCATCATCCCAGCTGCAAGCGGAAATCCGACAGTAGTGTTATGGATCCAGGCGTAgaattcaaattcaatcatcaccaccaccatcatcatcatcatcatcaacccTTCCTCAGATCAACATCGTTACCCTATTGCGGTAGCGAAACAGAAAGCGAACTTTATGCAccatatactttttatactgGTGATGAG GGTGCAGAAGAGGATCAGGATTGGAAGAGCAAAGATGACGAGCTGAGGTTGAATCAATTGAGACAACGAAGAGGACGTAGCATTGTTCATCGAAGTTTAGAAGATAACTATGGCGCTGTCATCGTGGCGAATCATGAGGCACTCGCACAATTTGTCGAACaa tTGCAGATGAACCAAGTTGCCCAAGTACCTGTAAGTCTTCGTGCCTTGAAAAATTTGAATCCTCGTCTCTGCAATTTCACCATTGACGCAAACACGTCCGTTTTCATTGGTAGGCGAATATTCTGCTCGGCTAGTTGGAATGAGCAAAACGTCAGCCTGTGCATCGCATTCGATCAAGCGATGCACGTGTCGCGAAAGGAATTCTACCTGGCGCCAATAATTGAGTTCATAGAGACCGTGCCGAAAGAGATCTCCGAGCGAGTCAGTTTATCCGCCGGCAAGGACATGGAAG CGGCGATCTCAGTTTTCCCACGATTACAAGTGAGTACGATTCAAGGCTTTGGATTAGCCACGAAGGATTCCCAAGACGAAGATATAACAAGAGAGTCCTCGTTCGTCTTACTTCAATTCGTTAACGCACTGAAAAGTCTTCAAGCACGAGGAATCGAAGAATCCTCAAAAAGTCTGAGCAACGTGATACTTTGTCGAGAGGATAAAGACGTCTGCTATCGACTTTATCTATTGCAAGG ATTAAATGTGGACACGTGCGACGttaaacgagaagaaaagatttcCTTGTGTCAGTGTGCTTTGGTGGCTCTTCAACAACTACACTTGACGAAGAAACTTCCTCTCGTGCAAGAATTATTGTTACGTGAAAAAGCAGTTACTCTTTCTCAG ATAAAATCTTTACTCGAGTTCACTCTTTGGGGTCCAGCCGATGTCACTCTTGGTGGACCACGAGAAAGGGAAGTGGCTCTTCAAAGATGGCTCGATCTTGAGAGAGCAACTATTCTCCATGCTTTAGTAAGAACGCGAGCACCTTTGACGATAACCGACGAATATCAACTGCTATTTTTAGTTCGCACCAGCGCGAAAATGATGTGTGAGGCATCGATTTTATTGGATGAACAGCGCAATCGTTTGTCGCGAGTCTGTTAA